The DNA window AAGCGTTGAGCCTCAAGCTGATTGAGCCGCCGCCCAGCCTGACCAAGACTCGTCGCGAGGCGCCCGCCGAACACAAGCACAGCCCCGACGAGCTGCACGGCATGGTCGAGGACATGATCACGCTGCTGGAAAGCACCGTGCAGCCCGAGTTGCGCAAGGGTCGCTACCCGGACCGCAAGACCGCCCGTCGGGTTTCCGAGGTGGTCAAGGCCGTGGCGCGGGAACTCGACGCCTAGCCGGCCGGTGACTCAGAACCGACTGCGCCTTGAAGCTACCGGGTGGTAACTTCGACCTCCGTAGGTGTGGTATTCGGGCCGGTAGTGGCTGCCCACACGTCGTGTGAGTCGTTAGCAAGGAGGCTGCGATGTCACAGCAAGCGCAGGTCACCGAGGAGCAGGCGAGAGCTCTCGCCGAGGAATCTCGCGAAAGTGGTTG is part of the Mycobacterium mantenii genome and encodes:
- a CDS encoding cold-shock protein, translating into MPTGKVKWYDADKGFGFLSQEDGEDVYVRSSALPAGVEGLKAGQRVEFGIASGRRGPQALSLKLIEPPPSLTKTRREAPAEHKHSPDELHGMVEDMITLLESTVQPELRKGRYPDRKTARRVSEVVKAVARELDA